The genomic interval GTGGTCGCCCGACGGATCCCGCATCGCCTACCGAACTTGTAGTATACTCATGAGTATGAGTAAGCGGCTTCAAATCGTCGTCGACGACGACGAGCTCGAACGGCTGCGAAAGGCGGCGGCGCGCGATGGGCTGACACTCAGCGAGTGGGCGCGACGCGTCCTGGAGCGCGCGAGAGAGAGTCAAAAGGGACCGACGCCAGCGCAGAAGATCGCGGCGGTCGAGCGCGCCTTGGCGTGCGGCCATCCGACGGCCGACATCGACGAGATGCTCGCGGAGATCGAAAAGGGGCGTGATCTTCGTTGACTCCAACGTCCCGATGAATCTCGTCGGGACACCGCACCCCAATCGCGACGCGATCGAAGGATATCTTCGCTCCCACGCCGACGAGACCTTTGTCACGAGCGCCGAGGTCTACCAAGAGATTATCCACCGCTACGTTGCGATCGAACGGCGTAAGGCGATCGACGAC from Vicinamibacteria bacterium carries:
- a CDS encoding antitoxin, coding for MSKRLQIVVDDDELERLRKAAARDGLTLSEWARRVLERARESQKGPTPAQKIAAVERALACGHPTADIDEMLAEIEKGRDLR